A genomic region of Gossypium hirsutum isolate 1008001.06 chromosome D01, Gossypium_hirsutum_v2.1, whole genome shotgun sequence contains the following coding sequences:
- the LOC107928921 gene encoding leucine-rich repeat extensin-like protein 3, whose amino-acid sequence MSVSGIHGHVLEVTVVGCNRLKDTEWLSRQDPYVCLEYGSTKYRTRTCTDGGKAPVFQERFTFTLIEGLREINVVVWNSNTLTYDDFIGSGKIQLQKVLSQGFDDTAWSLQTKTGRYAGEVRLIMHYGNAKPPTTTYAPTAPQYTAPPPHVPQYSAPPATYPASYPPPATTYPSPSPYPAYPSSAYPPPPSAYPPPHSAYPPPPSAYPPPPSSYPPSTYPQQSPYYPPGPFPGHYPPPPY is encoded by the exons ATGTCGGTTTCTGGTATCCATGGCCATGTTCTCGAGGTTACTG TTGTTGGATGCAATAGATTGAAAGATACCGAATGGCTTTCAAGGCAAGATCCTTACGTTTGTCTTGAATATGGCAGCACTAAATACCGTACTAGAACTTGCactg ATGGTGGCAAAGCACCTGTATTCCAAGAGAGGTTCACATTCACATTGATTGAAGGGCTTAGAGAGATCAATGTTGTGGTTTGGAACAGCAATACATTGACTTATGACGATTTTATCGGCAGTGGAAA GATTCAATTGCAGAAGGTTCTTTCTCAGGGTTTTGATGATACTGCTTGGTCACTTCAGACTAAAACCGGAAg ATATGCCGGAGAAGTACGGCTGATAATGCATTATGGAAATGCCAAA CCGCCAACCACAACATATGCTCCGACAGCACCACAATATACAGCTCCTCCTCCACATGTCCCTCAATATTCCGCACCTCCGGCAACTTATCCTGCTTCTTATCCACCACCGGCTACAACATATCCGTCTCCATCACCATATCCAGCGTATCCTTCATCTGCATACCCTCCTCCACCTTCGGCTTATCCTCCACCACATTCGGCTTACCCTCCACCACCTTCCGCATACCCTCCGCCACCTTCATCGTATCCCCCATCTACGTATCCACAACAATCACCCTATTATCCGCCAG GTCCTTTCCCGGGTCATTATCCCCCACCACCGTACTAA
- the LOC107928920 gene encoding cyclase-like protein 3, with product MSSLFLLLLSTAITAAVASIPAYPSVSTDCTVSAEDDNPVPVRREVYGDGRIFDVSHRYTVDMPSWGSKDGLGQFLWLPSSMKNGSRSNNSLMKLQSVHSGTHVDAPGHMVDSYFDAGFDVDTLDLDVLNGPALLVDVPRDSNITAKVMESLNIPKGVRRVLFRTLNTDRRLMFKKEFDSSYVGFTTDGARWLAKNTDIKLVGIDFLSAACYDHSVPAHLEFFEGREIILVEGLKLDNVPVGIYNVHCLPLRLLGSEGSPIRCILIK from the exons ATGTCTTCTCTGTTTCTCCTCCTCTTATCCACCGCCATCACCGCCGCCGTCGCTTCCATTCCCGCCTACCCTTCAGTGTCGACAGACTGCACCGTTTCCGCCGAGGATGATAACCCGGTTCCCGTTCGTCGTGAAGTTTACGGCGACGGGAGAATCTTCGACGTTAGCCATAGATACACCGTGGATATGCCTTCGTGGGGGAGCAAAGATGGTCTGGGTCAGTTCCTTTGGCTTCCGTCAAGCATGAAGAACGGTTCAAGGTCCAATAATTCCTTGATGAAGCTGCAGTCGGTCCATTCCGGCACCCACGTCGACGCTCCGGGACATATGGTCGACAGCTACTTCGACGCTGGGTTCGATGTCGACACCCTTGACCTTGATGTCCTTAACG GGCCAGCTTTATTAGTGGATGTGCCGAGGGATAGTAATATAACCG CTAAAGTGATGGAATCATTGAACATTCCCAAAGGAGTGCGTCGTGTTCTTTTCAGAACATTGAATACCGACAG GCGGCTTATGTTTAAAAAGGAGTTTGATTCGAGCTATGTTGGATTCACCACAGATGGGGCAAGATGGTTGGCAAAGAACACTGACATCAAACTTGTAG GAATCGATTTCTTATCTGCTGCATGCTATGATCATTCCGTTCCAGCTCATCTTGAGTTCTTTGAAGGCAGG GAAATCATTCTAGTGGAGGGCTTGAAACTTGATAACGTTCCAGTTGGAATATATAATGTTCATTGCTTGCCTTTAAGGTTGCTTGGTTCTGAAGGATCGCCCATTAGATGCATTCTCATCAAATGA
- the LOC107928802 gene encoding cyclase-like protein 2 isoform X2 — MTKTMFLPLLLLHLSTAAASTSVSTECTVSTMDDYPVPVRREVYGDGRIFDISHRYTMDMPSWERKDGLGRFLWLPASMKNGSLANNSLMKLPTHSGTHVDAPGHMIDRYFDAGFDVDTLDLEVLNGPALLVDVPRDSNITAKVMESLKIPKGVRRVLFRTLNTDRRLMFKSEYDSSYVGFTTEGARWLVKNTDIKLVGVDFLSVACEDHMVSAHLEFFESRENVRSSALKYIIFRFMLVKKL, encoded by the exons ATGACCAAAACCATGTTTCTTCCGCTTCTCCTCCTCCACCTATCCACCGCCGCAGCTTCCACTTCAGTGTCAACGGAGTGCACAGTTTCCACGATGGACGATTACCCGGTTCCCGTTCGGCGTGAAGTTTACGGCGACGGGAGAATCTTCGATATTAGCCATAGATACACCATGGATATGCCGTCATGGGAGAGAAAGGATGGTCTGGGTCGGTTCCTCTGGCTTCCCGCCAGCATGAAGAATGGGTCGTTGGCTAATAACTCACTGATGAAACTACCGACTCATAGCGGCACACACGTCGACGCGCCGGGCCATATGATCGACCGTTACTTCGACGCCGGGTTCGATGTCGACACCCTTGACCTAGAAGTCCTTAACG GGCCAGCTTTGTTAGTGGATGTGCCGAGGGACAGTAATATAACTG CCAAAGTTATGGAGTCGTTGAAAATTCCCAAAGGAGTGCGTCGTGTTCTGTTTAGAACACTAAATACAGACAG GAGGCTTATGTTTAAAAGTGAGTACGATTCTAGCTATGTTGGATTCACAACAGAAGGGGCAAGATGGCTGGTGAAGAACACTGACATCAAACTTGTAG GAGTCGATTTCTTATCCGTTGCATGTGAGGATCATATGGTTTCGGCTCATCTTGAATTCTTTGAAAGCAGG GAGAATGTgcgttcgagtgcgctgaagtaCATTATTTTTCGATTTATGCTTGTCAAAAAATTGTAA
- the LOC107928802 gene encoding cyclase-like protein 2 isoform X1 translates to MTKTMFLPLLLLHLSTAAASTSVSTECTVSTMDDYPVPVRREVYGDGRIFDISHRYTMDMPSWERKDGLGRFLWLPASMKNGSLANNSLMKLPTHSGTHVDAPGHMIDRYFDAGFDVDTLDLEVLNGPALLVDVPRDSNITAKVMESLKIPKGVRRVLFRTLNTDRRLMFKSEYDSSYVGFTTEGARWLVKNTDIKLVGVDFLSVACEDHMVSAHLEFFESREIILVEGLKLDDVPTGIYNVHCLPLRLLGAEGSPIRCILIK, encoded by the exons ATGACCAAAACCATGTTTCTTCCGCTTCTCCTCCTCCACCTATCCACCGCCGCAGCTTCCACTTCAGTGTCAACGGAGTGCACAGTTTCCACGATGGACGATTACCCGGTTCCCGTTCGGCGTGAAGTTTACGGCGACGGGAGAATCTTCGATATTAGCCATAGATACACCATGGATATGCCGTCATGGGAGAGAAAGGATGGTCTGGGTCGGTTCCTCTGGCTTCCCGCCAGCATGAAGAATGGGTCGTTGGCTAATAACTCACTGATGAAACTACCGACTCATAGCGGCACACACGTCGACGCGCCGGGCCATATGATCGACCGTTACTTCGACGCCGGGTTCGATGTCGACACCCTTGACCTAGAAGTCCTTAACG GGCCAGCTTTGTTAGTGGATGTGCCGAGGGACAGTAATATAACTG CCAAAGTTATGGAGTCGTTGAAAATTCCCAAAGGAGTGCGTCGTGTTCTGTTTAGAACACTAAATACAGACAG GAGGCTTATGTTTAAAAGTGAGTACGATTCTAGCTATGTTGGATTCACAACAGAAGGGGCAAGATGGCTGGTGAAGAACACTGACATCAAACTTGTAG GAGTCGATTTCTTATCCGTTGCATGTGAGGATCATATGGTTTCGGCTCATCTTGAATTCTTTGAAAGCAGG GAAATCATTCTAGTAGAGGGCTTAAAACTTGATGATGTTCCAACTGGGATATATAATGTACATTGCTTACCTTTAAGGTTGCTTGGTGCTGAAGGATCACCCATTAGATGCATTCTCATTAAATGA
- the LOC107928836 gene encoding LRR receptor-like serine/threonine-protein kinase EFR — translation MFNLVHFLLFVLHHLLQAQALTLPQDISALKAFKSSIKQSSIPSWSCLASWDFSDDPCAVPHHTRFICGVSCSPDATRITQITLDPIGYSGQLTPLISQLTQLTTLDLSDNYFFGRIPSSISSLRNLQTLTLTSNSFSGSIPDSVTALKSLETLDLSHNALSGKLPKSLNSLTSLKRLDLSYNKLTGFLSKLPLNLLELALKANSLSGYVSKSTFDGLTRLEVVELNDNSFSGTLGAWFFLLPSLQQVDLANNSFTHVEISKPAGGNSDLVAVNLGFNKIEGNLPANFADYPMLSSLSLRYNRLRGAIPLGYSKKKSLRRLFLDGNFLIGTPPTEFFAGDTEVTGSLGDNCLRGCPANSQLCSPQQKSYAICKRAYSGKPRS, via the exons atgttcaatcttgttcattttcttctttttgttcttcACCATCTACTTCAAGCTCAAGCCTTAACATTACCACAAGATATTTCAGCTTTAAAAGCCTTTAAATCCTCAATCAAACAAAGCTCAATCCCATCATGGTCTTGCCTAGCTTCATGGGACTTTTCCGACGACCCTTGCGCCGTCCCCCACCATACTCGCTTTATCTGCGGCGTTTCTTGCTCGCCTGACGCCACTCGTATCACCCAAATCACGCTTGATCCTATTGGTTACTCGGGTCAACTCACCCCACTCATTTCACAACTCACCCAACTCACCACACTCGATCTCTCTGATAACTATTTCTTCGGTCGTATACCTTCTTCCATTTCTTCTCTACGTAATCTCCAGACTCTGACTCTAACATCCAACTCGTTTTCCGGCTCAATTCCTGACTCAGTCACGGCTCTCAAATCGCTTGAAACATTAGACCTTTCTCATAATGCTCTGTCCGGGAAATTACCGAAATCACTTAACTCGCTTACGAGTTTAAAGAGGCTCGACCTGAGTTATAACAAACTCACTGGGTTTCTATCGAAACTCCCGTTGAACTTATTGGAACTTGCTTTAAAAGCAAATTCTTTATCTGGGTATGTCTCGAAATCAACTTTCGACGGGTTAACTCGGTTAGAAGTCGTTGAACTTAATGACAACTCGTTTTCCGGTACCCTGGGAGCATGGTTCTTCCTCTTACCGTCGTTACAACAAGTTGATTTAGCCAACAACAGCTTTACACATGTCGAGATCTCAAAGCCCGCCGGTGGTAACAGCGACCTAGTCGCCGTCAACCTTGGGTTCAACAAGATCGAAGGGAACCTCCCGGCGAACTTCGCCGACTATCCGATGTTGTCTTCCCTGTCCTTGCGTTACAATCGATTACGTGGCGCCATCCCATTGGG ttACAGCAAGAAAAAGTCTTTGAGGCGATTATTTTTGGATGGGAATTTCTTGATCGGAACACCACCGACAGAGTTTTTCGCCGGCGATACAGAGGTTACGGGTAGTTTGGGCGATAATTGTCTACGGGGATGTCCGGCAAATTCTCAGCTGTGCTCGCCGCAGCAAAAATCGTACGCAATTTGCAAGCGAGCTTATAGTGGGAAACCAAGGTCTTAA